The Methanothermobacter sp. sequence TATCAGAGAGTCCTCTTTTGGTTTTGATTGCGGATTCGTTGATATTTGCAGGACTTCACTGGTGGAATGGGAGCAATCCGACAATGAGCTTATCTATTGTGACAAGCGCATTTATAATAGGTTTAATGTTAGGTTTAATCACCCTCGCAGATGATGGTATAGAATTGGCTGTGGGTATCCATATAATCAATAATCTTTATGTGAGTCTAATCCATAATTCCCCTGACAGTGGAATAGGCAACTTACCCTCCCTAGTTGTAACCCCACCGAATCCCTACCTTTCACCTATCATACTTATAGTGGCTGTCCTAACTGTAATATTCATATTATTTAGAAATAGGAGAGAAGATATTCTCAAGGTACTCAGGTGAGGTTTCGATTATGATACCAATTGCAAGTCCAATAATAGAAGATGATGAAATCCGAGAAGTAGTAAAAGTATTACGTTCGGGTTTCCTTGCCCAAGGCCCTAAGGTCGAAGAATTTGAAGAAGCATTTGCCGATTACACCAACAGCAAGTATGCCGTGGCTACAAGTTCTGGTACAACAGCATTACATGTTGCATTATCCGCGGCTGGTGTGGGTAAAGGTGATGAGGTTATAACCACGCCTTTTAGTTTCGCGGCAACAGCAAATGCAGCCTTATATGTTGGGGCCCGGCCAGTTTTTGTTGACATAGACCCTTGGACATACAATATAGACCCTGAGAAGATAGAGGATGCTATAACAGAGGATACAAAGGCTATAATAGTTGTCCACCTTTATGGGCAGCCAGCTAAGATGGACCATATCATAGATATAGGTGAAGATCATGGACTCATAGTTATTGAGGATGCTGCCCAGGCACATGGAGCATTATATCATAAGAAAAAGGTGGGTTCGTTGGGGGATATTGGATGTTTCAGTTTTTATCCTACGAAGAATATCACCACAGGTGAGGGGGGGATGATAACAACTGATAATGAAGATATAGCCCATTTGGCTAGGATGATAAGATCTCATGGTGAAAGTGAACGTTATGAACATGTGATTTTAGGATACAATTTTAGGATGACCGATATAGCAGCTGCCATTGGGATTGTTCAACT is a genomic window containing:
- a CDS encoding DegT/DnrJ/EryC1/StrS family aminotransferase, producing MIPIASPIIEDDEIREVVKVLRSGFLAQGPKVEEFEEAFADYTNSKYAVATSSGTTALHVALSAAGVGKGDEVITTPFSFAATANAALYVGARPVFVDIDPWTYNIDPEKIEDAITEDTKAIIVVHLYGQPAKMDHIIDIGEDHGLIVIEDAAQAHGALYHKKKVGSLGDIGCFSFYPTKNITTGEGGMITTDNEDIAHLARMIRSHGESERYEHVILGYNFRMTDIAAAIGIVQLKKLDRFNNRRIENAEYLTENLEDFDHIITPYVMDDVKHVFHQYTVRVENREKWIEHFKSEGIGTGVYYPKPIYRQPLYENLGLEFSCPEAEKASEEVLSLPVHPSLGVEELDRIIDAVKNFQV